DNA from Candidatus Poribacteria bacterium:
TCTCCACCCTCGCCTCACAATTCGGCGCTATGCCGCCCATGAAGATAGAGGCGGTCGGATACGGAGCCGGATCGAGGAAACTACGACAACAGCCGAACCTGCTCAGGATCTTTCTGGGTCAAACCGAATCGGAACTTCAGACCGATACGGTGGTCCTGATAGAGACGAACATAGACGACATGAACCACGAGATGCTGGGATATACGATGGAGAAGCTGTTCGAAAAAGGGGCGCTGGACGTCTTTTTCACGCCTATATACATGAAGAAGAACCGGCCGGGGATAAAGCTCACCGTGATAGCGCCCAAGGGCAGGGAGACGGAGCTGTCCCGGACGATCCTCGTTGAGACCAGCACAATAGGTGTCAGAATGGTTGAGGCGAGCAGGTTGAAGCTCCCGAGGGAGGTGATCACCGTCCACACGCCATACGGCGATGTGAGGGTCAAGGTCACAAGAATGGAGGGTCAGGTTAAATATGCCCCCGAATATGAATCGTGTCGCCGGATCGCCCTGCAGGCCGACATACCGATAAGAGAGGTTTATGAGTCGGCCTTAGGCGCTATCGCCCACCTGCCTCGGAAATAATGTCTGTGGTCGAAGGGAGGATATGGAAAGATGGGAGGAACGCTCTGGGGTTATATAGCGCGCACGGCCACCCGGATAACCGGGAGGGCGTTTGAGGGGATAAAAACCCTTCAGGATTGGAAGGATGAAAGGGATGGAAGGTTGAAGGAGTTCATGAGGATGATGGGTTTAGACCCTATGCCCGAAAAATGTGATCTCGATCCTCAAACCCTGGGGGAGTTTTGGGGAGAAGGGTACAGGGTCGAAAAGGTGGCCTATCGGATACTTCCGGAGATATGGGGTACGGCCCATATCTACAGACCCGACCCCATGCCCGATGGAAAGTTGCCCGCCGTGCTCTATGTCTGTGGACACCGGCCCATAGGGACGCACGGGTATCAACCGCACGGGATCATGTGGGCCAAAAGGGGGTATCTCTGCCTCTCGTTTGACACCATAGAGCAGGGCGACAACCCCGGGGATCACCACGGGCTTTATTACGGGGAGAGGTTCGACTGGGTATCGCTGGGATACACCCCGGCGGGCGGCGAGCTTTGGAACTCGATCAGAGCTCTGGATCTCCTTCTCTCGCTGCCTGAGGTAAACCCTGATAAAGTCGGCGCTACGGGCATATCCGGCGGAGGAGCCCATTCGCTTTTCCTGGCCGTCGCCGATGAGAGGGTGAAGGCGGTCGCTTCCGTGGCCGGCACCGACTCGATCGAAACCCTGGTGGGTCACAGACACGCCTGGGGACATTGCGACTGCATGATGCTCTTCAACATCTACCAAAGGGACACGTCTGAATTTTTCGCGCTGATAGCCCCTAGACCTCTACTGCTCTGTTTCGCCATACACGACAGCCTCTACACGCCCAAAGGGTGGAGGGGGATGTATGAAAGGATAAAGAGGATCTACCGGCTTTACGGTCAGGCCGATAAATGCGAGCTGTTCGAGTATCCGGGTCCGCACTCCTACCAGCCCGAGACGATCGAGACGATAAACAAATGGTTCGACGAACACATCGCCGGTGAGGAAAAGCCGATGATAGAGCTCGGAGGTGAGGAACATGGGGAGAGGGTGACATCGGTTTTCAACGGTGCTCCGCCCGAACCCGATAGACTCGACTTATTGCCCGAGCTGATCACAAGGCGCGGCAGGGTGAGACTGCCTTCATCACGAGAGGAGTGGGAGGAGACCAAACGGGAGCTCAGACATCGGCTGGTAGAGACCCCACTCAGCTGGATCGAACGGTCCGATGAGGAGCTCTCGATGGAGATGATAGGCGACTACATGGCGGGTGAGAGGCGGCACTTGGTCTATCAGGGGGAGATAGAAGGGATGGATGTGTGGCTCGAACTTATAACCCCAAAAGAACCGACCGATAAGCTCCTCTTGGCCGTGCTCAACCCCGACGAGAGCGTCCGGGAGGTGATGGGAAGGGTGGGCGGCGAACATGCCTACGCCGTTTTCGAGCCTCGTGGAACCGGACTGAGCGCGCCCAATCCGTCCAATACGATCGATTTCAGACATCTGACGAGATCCGCCCTCTGGATCGGGCTGACTTGGACGACGATGGCGATACACGACACCTTAAAGGCGATCCGGTTCCTGAGGGAGAAGTTCGAGAGGATATTCCTCTACGGCAAAGGGGACGCGGGCGTGGCGTGCGTCTACGCGGCCTTGCTGGACGAAGAGGTGGGAGGCGTGGTGGCCGATTCCATCTCCACGACACATCTGGATGGCGGACACATAATCGGGATACTGAAAGTTTTGGACATACCCCAGGCGCTCGGGATGATAGCCCCCAGACCCTTAGGTCTGGTTAACTTCGGCCCCTACAGATCGCTTTGGACCGAGAGGCTCTACGAGAGGTTAGGGATACGAGATAGATTGTTCATAGGAGGGTTAGGAGGGGCGATCGGAAGGGTGATGGCATCCCACTAGATCTTCTCACTTAGAGAGCTCACCTAATCCGGCCCGCTTGACTCAAGATGGTAAAGATGGCCCAAGAGGCTGGCATATCAAAGGCGGCAGAACTGTTCAAAACATCGAGAAACACGGTCAGGAAATGGCTCAAGAGGTATCACCAATATGGAGAGGGAGGACTTAAAGACAGATCGAGAGGGCCGAAAAACATCCCAACAGGACAGATGAGAAGATAGTAAAGAGGGTGATCAAGCTAAGAAAACAAACGGGCTATGGTCCAAAGAGGATATCCTGTTCACCTCACACCATAAGGCATATACTTACTTGATAGGAACAAGCTCACGAGAAAAGGGGAAAAGAGGAGGAAAGCTCTATATCCAGCATATTAGGGATGGCAGAGCTTGAGGTCAAAGAGATCCAAGACAAGGCAGCTTTGGGAAGTGAGTCGGTGCATCTGAGAGTGAGGAAACTACCCAGGTATCAGATAACGGCTTTGGACACCTTTTCAAGGTT
Protein-coding regions in this window:
- a CDS encoding acetylxylan esterase translates to MGGTLWGYIARTATRITGRAFEGIKTLQDWKDERDGRLKEFMRMMGLDPMPEKCDLDPQTLGEFWGEGYRVEKVAYRILPEIWGTAHIYRPDPMPDGKLPAVLYVCGHRPIGTHGYQPHGIMWAKRGYLCLSFDTIEQGDNPGDHHGLYYGERFDWVSLGYTPAGGELWNSIRALDLLLSLPEVNPDKVGATGISGGGAHSLFLAVADERVKAVASVAGTDSIETLVGHRHAWGHCDCMMLFNIYQRDTSEFFALIAPRPLLLCFAIHDSLYTPKGWRGMYERIKRIYRLYGQADKCELFEYPGPHSYQPETIETINKWFDEHIAGEEKPMIELGGEEHGERVTSVFNGAPPEPDRLDLLPELITRRGRVRLPSSREEWEETKRELRHRLVETPLSWIERSDEELSMEMIGDYMAGERRHLVYQGEIEGMDVWLELITPKEPTDKLLLAVLNPDESVREVMGRVGGEHAYAVFEPRGTGLSAPNPSNTIDFRHLTRSALWIGLTWTTMAIHDTLKAIRFLREKFERIFLYGKGDAGVACVYAALLDEEVGGVVADSISTTHLDGGHIIGILKVLDIPQALGMIAPRPLGLVNFGPYRSLWTERLYERLGIRDRLFIGGLGGAIGRVMASH
- a CDS encoding helix-turn-helix domain-containing protein, giving the protein MAQEAGISKAAELFKTSRNTVRKWLKRYHQYGEGGLKDRSRGPKNIPTGQMRR